From Rudanella lutea DSM 19387, a single genomic window includes:
- a CDS encoding ABC transporter permease codes for MKKILVSFATALQNIRGRFFHTVLSILGIVIGVAALVAILSLIDGMEQYAREQITKTTSIKAIGVNPRPFKQVNGVEVRKTAFAYLRPGRFDSLRASLTRPATAYLIWRQSQELRSPAGNRPIGAVVLGTSLPLHPDMRLQHGRAFNQAELTAAQPVAFINPHLARQLVGKQPEQSAVGKQVVYGGKVLTVLGVTADKDAKAGQLMIPITLLSDSILKASPPMCVIEADRVEDVPALKTEVETWLKTKMPNGIDDFSVATNEQRVEQAARGFLLFRLVMGLIVGISVLVGGIGVMNVLLISVTERTVEIGVRKALGAKKRDILWQFLSESITISTLGSLLGLALGIGATLAFVPVIKAFTEVPFQAAYTPTTFLVILVVAMFIGIVFGTYPAMRAARLDPVEAIRRE; via the coding sequence ATGAAAAAGATTCTCGTTTCGTTCGCTACGGCCCTGCAAAACATTCGTGGCCGGTTTTTTCACACGGTTCTGTCGATTCTGGGGATTGTGATCGGGGTGGCGGCTTTGGTGGCTATTCTGTCCTTAATCGATGGAATGGAGCAGTATGCCCGTGAGCAGATCACCAAAACGACCTCCATCAAAGCCATTGGGGTAAACCCGCGGCCGTTTAAGCAGGTCAACGGGGTGGAGGTACGTAAAACAGCGTTTGCCTACCTGCGTCCCGGTCGCTTCGATAGCCTGCGGGCGTCGCTGACCCGGCCGGCTACGGCGTACCTGATCTGGCGGCAAAGTCAGGAGTTACGCAGCCCGGCCGGAAACCGGCCCATAGGAGCTGTTGTGCTCGGAACAAGCCTGCCGTTGCACCCTGATATGCGCCTGCAACATGGCCGGGCGTTTAACCAGGCCGAACTGACCGCAGCCCAGCCGGTGGCTTTTATCAACCCGCACCTTGCCCGGCAGCTCGTGGGCAAACAGCCCGAGCAGTCGGCGGTGGGTAAGCAAGTGGTGTACGGTGGTAAGGTGCTCACCGTGCTGGGGGTTACGGCTGATAAAGACGCCAAAGCAGGGCAGTTGATGATACCGATTACCCTCTTGTCCGACAGCATTCTGAAGGCTTCCCCGCCCATGTGTGTCATCGAAGCTGACCGGGTCGAAGATGTACCCGCCCTGAAAACCGAGGTCGAAACGTGGCTCAAAACGAAGATGCCCAACGGTATCGACGACTTTTCGGTGGCCACCAATGAACAGCGGGTGGAACAGGCCGCCAGGGGGTTTCTGCTGTTCCGGCTCGTAATGGGGCTTATTGTGGGTATATCGGTGCTGGTGGGGGGTATTGGGGTGATGAACGTGCTGCTCATTTCGGTAACCGAGCGCACCGTTGAGATCGGGGTGCGCAAGGCGTTGGGGGCCAAAAAGCGCGACATTCTGTGGCAGTTTCTATCGGAATCTATCACCATCTCGACCCTGGGCAGCTTGCTTGGTCTGGCCCTGGGTATAGGCGCTACGCTCGCCTTTGTTCCGGTGATCAAGGCGTTTACCGAAGTGCCGTTCCAGGCGGCCTACACACCCACTACATTTCTGGTGATCCTGGTTGTAGCCATGTTTATCGGCATTGTGTTTGGTACGTACCCCGCTATGCGGGCCGCCCGTCTCGACCCGGTTGAGGCAATTCGGAGGGAGTGA
- a CDS encoding CHRD domain-containing protein codes for MKSMQALAFGSLLGLAVLGFSCKDDDDTATPVNNIDTFGATLNGAQEVPAVSTTATGNYTGRFDKNSKVLSYTVTYQGLTPTMGHIHSVTAATAEGNNGPVSIPFGNVLTSPITGQTTLTQTQQDEMYANRTYANLHTTRAPGGEIRGNIRKTN; via the coding sequence ATGAAATCAATGCAAGCATTAGCGTTTGGCTCCCTGCTGGGGCTGGCGGTTTTGGGGTTCTCCTGTAAGGACGATGATGATACGGCCACACCCGTCAACAATATCGACACCTTCGGAGCCACACTCAACGGGGCGCAGGAAGTACCGGCTGTGAGCACCACGGCAACAGGTAACTACACAGGTCGCTTCGACAAAAACTCCAAGGTTCTGAGCTACACCGTCACCTACCAGGGGCTGACACCCACCATGGGGCATATTCACTCGGTAACGGCCGCAACCGCCGAAGGCAACAACGGCCCTGTTAGCATTCCGTTCGGCAACGTTCTGACATCACCCATCACCGGGCAAACCACTCTTACGCAAACGCAGCAGGATGAGATGTACGCCAACCGGACGTACGCCAACCTGCACACAACCCGTGCTCCGGGAGGAGAAATTCGCGGAAATATTCGCAAGACCAACTAA
- a CDS encoding ABC transporter permease: protein MLKNYLKIAVRNLWKHKLFSLINVFGLASGLTVCLLAIAHIRGAFTYDSFHSNRDRTYRILTDVVSQTNDMHPYATSPMPLAEVLKRDYPFVEAATRVVRTYGDVSGNGRVLSLITFAVDPGFFRLFSYPLAQGRPATEPGTAVVTRQTAERFFGTADPIGKTLQQGDTGPMLITGVLAENPAPSHLRFDMLVSLAPSAQTKLPGVFYDWREYHNGYTYVLLKPGTRPEQLDNVLPSLARRVTQGLAFAHEKGYSFRTQALTRLSPSRQDLMFTTYEPQIGGLLAELGIGLITLLMAGFNYINLTLARSLGRAREVGIRKVAGALRWQVQAQFMAESVVLALLALGLAVGMLELVRPMAFVQQWMLGSMAWDAPLWAMCLGFSIVAGLLAGLIPARVLSGFEPAQVLRSQTGLRVLRGLSLRKSLIVTQFTISLVAMITLMTLMRQMNYMATADYGFRRTNVLTIPLADLPADRLAQKVEQLAGVESVGVTSDLFGAHGDTRMARRQRNAPDSTPAFTFAVGRQFLQTLQLKLVAGTDPFSSVADTSSHRVVINEEAVRKLRLGSPAEAVGQTFWFDGAELQVAGVVKDFRFTSFAWAIMPLVLRHQPGGLRYLNVAVADGATDNVRAEVAQIWKALKPYDPFAGIWYDDHLRERHTHADDTDFMGLLVGLAFSIACLGLLGMVTYSTQTRTKEVGIRKVMGAEVGQIVWLLSRGFVWLLLLAAAIALPLGFLAGHAILFHFAYHVSIGLETLGACFGVLLLLGSLTISFQTYRAALADPVKSIQTD, encoded by the coding sequence ATGCTCAAAAACTACCTCAAGATTGCCGTTCGGAACCTGTGGAAACACAAGCTGTTTTCGCTCATCAATGTGTTTGGGCTGGCTTCGGGGCTGACGGTTTGCCTGCTGGCCATTGCCCACATCCGGGGCGCGTTTACGTACGACTCCTTTCATTCGAACCGCGACCGCACGTACCGGATTCTGACCGATGTGGTGTCGCAAACCAATGACATGCATCCCTACGCCACCTCGCCCATGCCCCTGGCTGAGGTGCTTAAGCGCGACTACCCCTTTGTGGAAGCAGCCACACGGGTAGTACGCACCTACGGCGACGTATCGGGCAATGGGCGGGTACTGTCGCTGATTACCTTCGCGGTCGATCCCGGCTTTTTTAGGCTTTTTAGCTACCCGCTCGCGCAGGGTCGGCCGGCCACCGAACCCGGCACCGCCGTGGTGACCCGCCAAACCGCCGAACGATTTTTCGGAACAGCCGATCCGATTGGCAAAACCCTGCAACAGGGCGATACCGGCCCGATGCTGATTACGGGTGTGCTGGCCGAGAACCCGGCCCCGTCGCACCTCCGGTTCGATATGCTGGTTTCGCTCGCTCCCTCAGCCCAAACCAAACTACCGGGTGTTTTTTACGACTGGCGCGAGTACCACAACGGCTACACTTACGTGCTGCTGAAACCGGGCACCCGCCCCGAACAACTCGACAACGTGCTGCCTTCGCTCGCCCGGCGGGTTACGCAGGGGCTGGCGTTTGCGCACGAAAAAGGCTACAGCTTCCGCACACAGGCGCTCACCCGCCTGTCGCCCTCGCGGCAAGACCTGATGTTTACCACCTACGAACCCCAAATTGGCGGGCTCCTGGCCGAGCTGGGCATTGGGCTGATTACCCTGCTGATGGCCGGTTTCAATTACATCAACCTGACGCTGGCCCGTTCGCTCGGCCGCGCCCGCGAGGTAGGCATCCGGAAAGTGGCCGGGGCTCTGCGCTGGCAGGTGCAGGCGCAATTCATGGCCGAATCGGTGGTGCTGGCCCTGCTGGCTCTCGGGCTCGCAGTGGGCATGCTCGAACTGGTCCGGCCCATGGCCTTTGTGCAGCAATGGATGCTCGGCAGTATGGCCTGGGACGCTCCGTTGTGGGCCATGTGCCTCGGCTTCAGCATCGTGGCCGGCCTGTTGGCCGGGCTGATACCGGCCCGGGTGCTGTCGGGGTTTGAGCCCGCGCAGGTGCTACGCAGCCAAACCGGCCTCCGGGTATTACGGGGGCTCTCGTTGCGCAAATCGCTGATTGTAACTCAGTTTACCATCTCGCTCGTGGCCATGATTACACTCATGACCCTCATGCGGCAAATGAACTACATGGCTACGGCCGATTATGGTTTCCGACGGACCAACGTACTCACCATTCCGCTCGCCGACCTCCCCGCCGATCGGCTGGCCCAAAAAGTTGAGCAGTTGGCGGGCGTAGAAAGCGTAGGCGTTACCTCAGACCTGTTTGGTGCTCACGGCGACACGCGCATGGCCCGTCGGCAACGCAACGCCCCCGACTCAACACCCGCCTTTACATTTGCCGTAGGCCGTCAGTTTCTGCAAACCCTCCAACTCAAACTGGTAGCCGGTACCGACCCGTTCTCGTCCGTAGCCGACACGAGTAGCCATCGAGTGGTGATCAACGAAGAGGCCGTGCGAAAACTCCGGCTCGGGAGCCCCGCCGAGGCCGTTGGGCAAACCTTCTGGTTCGACGGGGCCGAGCTACAGGTGGCCGGGGTCGTGAAGGATTTTCGGTTTACGAGTTTTGCCTGGGCCATTATGCCGCTCGTACTGCGCCACCAACCGGGTGGGCTTCGGTACCTTAACGTAGCCGTAGCCGACGGGGCTACCGACAACGTCCGGGCGGAGGTGGCTCAAATCTGGAAAGCCCTCAAACCCTACGACCCATTTGCCGGAATCTGGTACGACGATCACCTGCGCGAACGCCATACCCATGCCGACGATACTGATTTTATGGGTTTGCTGGTGGGGCTGGCTTTTTCAATTGCCTGCCTGGGCCTGCTGGGTATGGTTACGTACTCTACCCAAACCCGCACGAAGGAAGTAGGCATCCGAAAGGTGATGGGCGCCGAGGTGGGACAAATTGTCTGGCTCCTGTCGCGGGGATTTGTGTGGCTGCTGCTGCTGGCTGCGGCTATTGCCCTGCCGCTCGGTTTTCTGGCGGGTCACGCCATTCTGTTTCATTTTGCGTACCACGTTTCTATTGGGCTCGAAACGCTCGGAGCCTGCTTTGGAGTGCTGCTACTGCTGGGTAGCCTCACAATCAGTTTCCAGACCTACCGGGCTGCCCTCGCCGACCCCGTCAAATCGATTCAAACCGACTAA